The Intestinibaculum porci DNA window AATATTATTTTTACATAAGGGTGAGCAGCTTTCCAAATGTGAACTTTTTGACATGTAAATTATTTTTGTCAGCCTTTGTTCTAGCCGGGATCAGAAACGGCTTGTCCTCAGCCGCCAGCTTGCATCCCAGAAAAGCAGATAAAAACGCCCTGTATTTAGCAAGGCGTTCTAATAGCTGTCTTCTTATTTGATCAGGATCAGTCCCAGAAAGGGCATTAGCGGTTTCGTTAAAAACATCAGAAATTCTTTTCTTCATATCATGCAGCGAGGCAACAGAGCCGGACTCGGATTCAAATCTTTTAATCCAGTTATGGAGGGTTGATCTGGCAATGCACATTTCTTCAGCTGTTCTTTTCTTGTTTTCGTCATTTTTGAAATAGTAGCTGTAGAGGGCATCAAGCACAAAACGGTAAGTAAAGGATGTAAAAGGAATAAAGCCCCAAGGAATAATAGCGTGATAAGTATTACAGTTTTGGCAATACACCACAACAAGTTCAATATTTAACGGATTATCCAGTTCTTCAACCGTATTAATAACTGAACGTTCATATGTCATTTCAGTATGTTCGAGGACACCAATATGTTCGCAATATGGGCACTGCACTAAATTGATATCAATCTCCTCAACCATTTCAAAGTAGGAATCTTGAGTGATTTCATAGTCATCAATATTCATGTTTCGCATAGAATCCAGATACCAGTAAAATTCATTATCAGAGATCGCAATAAAGTTAATATCATCATTAATTTTTTTGGAAACATTCGAGTTTTTCTTGATTTCGGATACTAAGTGAATTATCATGAAATTGTAGTGAAAGAGAGAACTGATGATGTAGAGGTTGTGGGTTCTCTCTTTTCCTTTCTTAAATATGGTACATCATCACCATCATAATCTCATATACATAAAATAATTTGAATCAAAACCGCACTTTATAAAAAAATTGTTCAGGAATTCTGGTCTGACCAACCTATTATAAAGTGCGTTATTATTTAAAAACCATATTACTATAAAGTGACGCAATACATTTCTTCCTCTGAAAAACCTTTGTAGTAAATACTGCCCATCTCATCAGATACAGAATCGTACTCGCCCTTTAAGGCATGTGCTTTCTCAGTCAGAAACAGGAGTGTTTTTCTTTTGTCCGTTTCAGACTGAACACGGCTTATCAGCCCTTGATTTTCCATTCTTTCCAGCATCGTAGTAAGAGATGTTATCGCTAATCCGCATTTAGTCGAGAGTGACCTGATTGAGATACCATCCTCCTGCCACAGCACATAAAGAATACGTCCCTGGGCTCCATTAAACGCATCAATATTCTTTTCACTGAGAATCTTCTCGAAAATCCGGTCTCCAAGCTGTTTTATTTTAGTGACAAGAAATCCTCCATTCATTTCCATGCAAAATCTCCTATATAGTAGTTTATCAAAAACATACTATATAGGAGGTTTATTGTCAACAGTTTATATGTCTTAATAGGTAAATTCCGATTTGTATAACCTCTCTTAACATCTAATCCACTGTCTCGACGTGGACTGCAACGGCCACTCGGGAGTACCTGTAAAGGCGCTTTCCACGGGGTGACCAAGGTTCTCTTCGAAGGTCATATGCTCGTAAAAGTCCCGTGTTTAGGATATAGCACCATGTTTTTTAGGTTGATTTTCACTTTCCAAAAAGTTTTTTTCACTAAATGTTGGCTTTACAAGCCGATTTTTTTATTTTCTGAATAAATTTGACAAACTTTTTTCTAAAGTGTTCTATTCATGGTGCTATGGTGTTATAATAAAATTAACAAAAATCAAGGTAAAAAGAGGTGAAATTATGGCTTATTTTTTAAAGCAGACACAGAATAAGAAAGGGACATATTTGCAGATCTACAGCAGCTTCTATAACCCTGAAAAGAAGCAGACTTCTCACAAATCTTTTAAGCCCATCGGCTATGTTGATGATCTGAAAAAACAGGGTATCAGTGATCCTGTCAGCTACTACAAAGAAGAAATTAAAAAGATGAATGCGGATCGCCAAAGTGAAATAAGGGATAAAAAGTCCCAAAAGGTTTCTGATACTCTGCCTATTAAGTATTATGGCTATTTCCCAATCAGATCCATTAATAATAGACTTGGTCTCGACAGGGATTTATGCATTTTACAGCTCCCGTATAATTTTAAATTTAATGTTTTTGAGCTTTTATCTTCGCTTGTTTATGCGCGAGTAATATCTCCATGCTCTAAACATAAGACATTTTTTGATGTTCTCCCCTATTTAATTGATGAAACATCGTTTTCAAGAGATCAGATGTATGAAGGCCTACGTTTTTTGGGTATTGAATACGAGCGCATCATTGAAATTTACAACCATAAAATTCAGCTGATTTATGGCAGAAATACCGATCATACATACTTTGACTGTACTAACTTTTTCTTTGAAATAGATAAAGAGGATGATCTTCGCAGAAAAGGACCATCCAAAGAGAAGAGAACTGATCCGATTGTCGGGATGGGACTTCTTCTGGATAATAAGCAGATCCCTATCGGCATGAAAATTTATCCCGGCAACATGAGTGAAAAGCCGATTTACAGAGAGGTTATTCAGGGTCTGAAGGACCGTAATAATATTAAAGGCAAAACAATCAGAGTGGCTGACAAGGGATTAAACTGTACTGCTAATATCATGGATGCGATACTCTGCGGTGACGGCTATCTTTTTTCCAAAAGCGTCAAGACCCTTCCAGAAAAAGAGAAAACCTGGGTCCTTCTCGATAATGATTATGTGGAAGTGAAAGACAAGAATGATAATCTTCTCTATAAGACAAAATCATGTATAGATGAATTCCCTTATATGATCACTGATAATAATGGAAAGAAGACAAAGGTTATGCTATGTGAGAAGCGAGTTGTCACATATAATCCTTCATTAGCCAAAAAACAAATCGCTGAAATTGATAAGGAAGTCAACAAAGCTTTAAATGCATCGTTAAGCTCCGCGAAAAGAGCTGAATATGGCAGCAAAAGCAAATATATGGATTTTATAACGGTTGATAAGGACGGAAAAGGCACCGATGGCAACATAAAAATCAGTGTTAATATGGAAGCGGTAGAAAAAGCCAAGCGTCTAGCGGGCTACAATCTTCTTGTGACCTCAGAACTAAAAATGACTGATGAGGAAATCTATAACAATTACCATAATTTATGGAGAATTGAGGAATCATTTAGAATGATGAAGTCAGCGTTTGACGCCAGACCAGTATATCTTCAAAGAGAAGACAGTATTATTGGACACTTCCTGATTTGTTACATTGCGGTATTACTTATGAGATTACTGCAGATTGAGGAATTAGATGACCAGTTTGGCTATCAGGAGCTGATAGACTATATGCGAAGCGCAACCGCTGTTGATCTGAAGGGACAGTATATGGTCAACCTCACCAAGAAATCCGACGTAATGCTTAGACTCAAAAAGAAGATAGGCAGACCAATAGATAATTATTACTTAACGAATAAAGACATTAAAAATATTTTAAATTACAAATTCCGTTAAATAAAAAGGTGCAAATATATATGGATATAATCATATTCATACTATTTTGCATCTTTATTTTTAATAACATTTTTTCTCGTTTAGCACCATTTTTTAAAAAATCATCCTAAACCCAGGTACTATATAGGAGGTTTATTGTCAACAGTTTATA harbors:
- a CDS encoding IS1634 family transposase, producing the protein MAYFLKQTQNKKGTYLQIYSSFYNPEKKQTSHKSFKPIGYVDDLKKQGISDPVSYYKEEIKKMNADRQSEIRDKKSQKVSDTLPIKYYGYFPIRSINNRLGLDRDLCILQLPYNFKFNVFELLSSLVYARVISPCSKHKTFFDVLPYLIDETSFSRDQMYEGLRFLGIEYERIIEIYNHKIQLIYGRNTDHTYFDCTNFFFEIDKEDDLRRKGPSKEKRTDPIVGMGLLLDNKQIPIGMKIYPGNMSEKPIYREVIQGLKDRNNIKGKTIRVADKGLNCTANIMDAILCGDGYLFSKSVKTLPEKEKTWVLLDNDYVEVKDKNDNLLYKTKSCIDEFPYMITDNNGKKTKVMLCEKRVVTYNPSLAKKQIAEIDKEVNKALNASLSSAKRAEYGSKSKYMDFITVDKDGKGTDGNIKISVNMEAVEKAKRLAGYNLLVTSELKMTDEEIYNNYHNLWRIEESFRMMKSAFDARPVYLQREDSIIGHFLICYIAVLLMRLLQIEELDDQFGYQELIDYMRSATAVDLKGQYMVNLTKKSDVMLRLKKKIGRPIDNYYLTNKDIKNILNYKFR
- a CDS encoding radical SAM mobile pair system MarR family transcriptional regulator; translation: MEMNGGFLVTKIKQLGDRIFEKILSEKNIDAFNGAQGRILYVLWQEDGISIRSLSTKCGLAITSLTTMLERMENQGLISRVQSETDKRKTLLFLTEKAHALKGEYDSVSDEMGSIYYKGFSEEEMYCVTL